The following are from one region of the Flavimobilis soli genome:
- a CDS encoding SDR family oxidoreductase has translation MSTPNPAFDLTGRTAVVTGGGRGLGLGMSKALLDAGADVVVLARGGVPTELEAYAAERGRTVSFFRVDLADPASIDAVAAEVLAAHTVDILVNNAGTQDRYPAADFPLDAWDAVIDVNLRAVFQLCQLFGRPMLERGDGKIINTASLLTFQGGLNVAAYAASKGAVGQLTKALCNEWSGKGVNVNAVAPGYMATDMNEALLADPVRLEQLSVRIPAGRWGTPEDMGGVVVFLASPAAQYVHGQVIAVDGGWMAR, from the coding sequence ATGAGCACCCCCAACCCCGCCTTCGACCTCACGGGACGCACCGCCGTCGTGACCGGCGGCGGCCGCGGCCTGGGCCTCGGCATGTCGAAGGCGCTCCTCGACGCGGGGGCCGACGTCGTCGTCCTCGCCCGCGGCGGGGTCCCCACCGAGCTCGAGGCGTACGCGGCCGAGCGCGGCCGCACCGTCTCGTTCTTCCGCGTCGACCTCGCAGACCCCGCGTCGATCGACGCGGTCGCCGCCGAGGTGCTCGCCGCGCACACTGTCGACATCCTCGTCAACAACGCCGGCACGCAGGACCGCTACCCGGCGGCAGACTTCCCGCTCGACGCGTGGGACGCCGTCATCGACGTCAACCTGCGCGCCGTCTTCCAGCTCTGCCAGCTCTTCGGCCGGCCCATGCTCGAGCGCGGCGACGGGAAGATCATCAACACGGCCTCCCTGCTCACCTTCCAGGGCGGCCTCAACGTCGCCGCCTACGCGGCGTCGAAGGGCGCGGTCGGCCAGCTGACGAAGGCGCTGTGCAACGAGTGGTCGGGCAAGGGCGTCAACGTCAACGCGGTCGCCCCTGGCTACATGGCGACCGACATGAACGAGGCGCTCCTCGCCGACCCGGTCCGCCTCGAGCAGCTCTCCGTGCGCATCCCCGCCGGACGGTGGGGCACGCCCGAGGACATGGGCGGCGTCGTCGTCTTCCTCGCGAGCCCCGCCGCGCAGTACGTGCACGGCCAGGTCATCGCCGTCGACGGCGGCTGGATGGCCCGCTAG